Genomic window (Gelria sp. Kuro-4):
CCTAGCACTCGGGTTCCAACTGGCAAAGGGTGAGGGAGCGAATCCGGGGAATAACCTGAGCCGCCTTTTCCCGGGGTATGAGAAACGCCACCTGGTCGCCGGCCCGTACCTTGGTGTTGCCGCGCGGCACCAGTTCCTGGCTTCCGCGGCGGATAGCCAGGAGAAGGCAGTCGCCAGGCAGGTCCACCTCCCGTACCAGATGCCGGTCCAGGCATGAGCCTGTTTCCACGGTAAGTTCTACCAGCATCATGCCCTCCGGGCAGGTGCCGGGCACCGCATCGGCACCACGTGCCAGGTCCCGCTCCAGGAGCATCTCGTATACGGGGAGGCTCTTCAGGCCCTCCGCCACCAGGTAAGCCGTCAGGCAGGCCGCTAGGACAAAGAGCATGTTGGCATAGCTGCCGGTCAGCTCAAGGATAAGAACGATTCCGGTGATCGGTGCCCGGACAATGGCGGTAAAATAGGCCGCCATCCCCGCCGCCGCGCACATGGCAGAAAGCCCGGCGATGCCCGGAAAGTACGCGTCCGCCACCTGCCCCAACCCGGAACCCAGGAGCGCGCCGATGGCCAAAAGCGGCAAAAAAATGCCGCCCGGCACTCCGGAGCCGTAGCTAACCATGGTTAGAATGAACTTAGCCACGAGAAAAAGGGGTATGAACTTGAGCAGCACCTCCCCCGCCAGCACCTGCTCCACCAGTGCGTGCCCACCGCCCAGCACCGCCGGCGTCAAGAAGTAACCGATAAGTCCCGCCAGGCCGGTGGCCAGAACCGGATGGAGCCAGCGGGGAAGCCCCTCAAGCCGGGC
Coding sequences:
- the clcA gene encoding H(+)/Cl(-) exchange transporter ClcA, with amino-acid sequence MREKTHTESTTSAGTLFSTWYNLRLRLFLESALAGLAAGMLGVAFRLALGRADAWREVLLAWAREVPGYGWAVFLPVLLALGALAGWLTRFAPEAAGSGIPHVEAVLLEQRRLVWWRLIPVKFLAGVFAIGAGLSLGREGPTVQLGAASGQAMSRILKRSHVEERYLITCGAGAGLAAAFNAPLAGVVFVLEELRRNFSPYVFLSALTASVAAGAAAQRLLGLRPLLPLAGIAPLPPSALPLFILLGLITGFFGVAFNSSLSFTQDLYARLEGLPRWLHPVLATGLAGLIGYFLTPAVLGGGHALVEQVLAGEVLLKFIPLFLVAKFILTMVSYGSGVPGGIFLPLLAIGALLGSGLGQVADAYFPGIAGLSAMCAAAGMAAYFTAIVRAPITGIVLILELTGSYANMLFVLAACLTAYLVAEGLKSLPVYEMLLERDLARGADAVPGTCPEGMMLVELTVETGSCLDRHLVREVDLPGDCLLLAIRRGSQELVPRGNTKVRAGDQVAFLIPREKAAQVIPRIRSLTLCQLEPEC